A genomic region of Ensifer sp. PDNC004 contains the following coding sequences:
- a CDS encoding ABC transporter permease — protein sequence MRRAAFVTAFFAGLLLIWELAADTGWWSPVLFPSAVNVARYLWGAMSDGTLLEAIRVTLRRLLLGYVIGAAIGLPLGVLTSSSKAMEDTVGSLALGLQTLPSVCWVPFAVLWFGQTESAMLFVVVMGTVWSVIIATNHGARTIPPIYAKAARTMGSKGLHLWMTVLLPASLPFLVSGMKQGWAFAWRSLMAAEIFVTILTGFGLGQLLHYGRELNAMDQVIGAMMVIVLIGLLADRILFAPWERFLHRRWGTGLD from the coding sequence ATGAGGCGAGCGGCGTTCGTGACGGCATTCTTTGCCGGGCTGCTCCTGATTTGGGAGCTGGCGGCCGATACTGGCTGGTGGTCACCAGTTCTATTCCCTTCCGCCGTAAACGTTGCCCGATATCTCTGGGGCGCAATGAGCGATGGTACGCTCCTTGAAGCAATCCGCGTTACGCTCCGACGGCTGCTGCTTGGGTATGTGATCGGAGCGGCAATTGGTCTCCCGCTCGGCGTTCTTACAAGTTCGTCGAAGGCTATGGAGGACACGGTTGGTTCACTGGCACTTGGCCTACAGACCTTGCCGAGCGTGTGCTGGGTGCCCTTCGCCGTGCTCTGGTTCGGACAGACCGAGAGTGCGATGCTGTTCGTCGTCGTAATGGGCACGGTCTGGTCGGTGATAATCGCGACCAACCACGGAGCTCGAACCATCCCGCCGATCTATGCAAAGGCTGCGCGGACCATGGGCTCAAAGGGATTGCATTTGTGGATGACGGTCCTGCTGCCAGCATCCCTGCCTTTTCTTGTCAGCGGCATGAAGCAGGGGTGGGCCTTTGCGTGGCGCTCATTGATGGCCGCCGAGATCTTCGTGACAATACTGACCGGTTTCGGTCTTGGCCAGTTGCTTCACTATGGACGTGAGCTGAATGCAATGGATCAGGTGATCGGAGCCATGATGGTGATCGTCTTGATCGGCCTGCTTGCAGATCGAATTCTGTTTGCGCCCTGGGAGCGTTTCCTGCATCGCAGGTGGGGAACGGGCCTCGACTAA
- a CDS encoding ABC transporter ATP-binding protein, which yields MIIRAPFVAADTQHCSLATSKLDVQTVSKWFRTSRASVHALADVSMQVAAGQIVCVVGPSGCGKSTLLDIIAGLTRPDAGHVFADGQEVAGPGRERLVVFQEPSLFPWLNVFGNVMFGLRLCPELRGDERRDIAHHYLSLVGLEKFAKAHVHELSGGMKQRVALARALAPDPQVLLMDEPFGALDAMTREHLYDDVQKIWADSRKTVVFVTHNMREATCLGDRILLMSSAPGTIVRSFDIPLSRPRSIYNAELVAHAAAVADALRGTMGGGEPE from the coding sequence ATGATCATCCGCGCGCCTTTTGTTGCAGCAGACACGCAGCATTGCAGTCTTGCGACGAGCAAGCTCGATGTTCAAACCGTCTCGAAATGGTTTCGAACGTCTCGTGCCAGCGTGCACGCGCTAGCCGACGTATCGATGCAGGTTGCAGCCGGTCAGATCGTTTGCGTCGTTGGCCCGAGCGGCTGCGGCAAGTCGACGCTTCTCGACATCATCGCTGGGCTGACGCGACCAGATGCCGGTCACGTGTTTGCGGACGGTCAGGAGGTCGCAGGTCCCGGCCGAGAGCGGTTGGTCGTGTTTCAGGAACCGTCCCTTTTCCCTTGGCTGAACGTGTTTGGCAACGTGATGTTCGGCTTGAGACTTTGCCCAGAGCTTCGTGGGGACGAGCGCCGGGACATCGCGCATCACTACCTATCGCTGGTAGGACTGGAAAAGTTTGCAAAGGCGCACGTCCACGAACTGTCGGGTGGCATGAAGCAGCGCGTCGCGCTTGCGCGTGCATTGGCGCCTGATCCGCAAGTGCTCTTGATGGACGAGCCATTTGGCGCGCTCGACGCAATGACGCGGGAGCACCTTTACGACGACGTCCAGAAGATCTGGGCTGACAGTCGCAAGACGGTGGTGTTCGTGACGCACAACATGCGCGAAGCAACGTGCCTAGGCGATCGCATCTTGCTGATGTCGAGTGCCCCCGGAACAATCGTGCGAAGTTTTGACATCCCGCTGTCGCGCCCTCGCAGCATTTACAATGCCGAGTTGGTGGCACACGCGGCAGCGGTTGCCGATGCGCTCCGCGGCACAATGGGAGGCGGAGAACCGGAATGA
- a CDS encoding ABC transporter substrate-binding protein → MIIRRLKRRQILAMAIATGFWAAESTVSNATSVTIRIGHFPNITHVQALVARSFEHRGRSWFADRLGPGVVIEWYAYNAGPSAMEAIFAGSLDLAYVGPNPAINAYARSGGAEIRIVAGAVNGGSALVVQPEERLAAPKDFRGRRIGTPQFGNTQDVAARAWLRDGGLRITQAGGDAYVVPTSNPEQLSLFKTRQLDAVWTVEPWVSRLELEAAGKVLIEERQAITTVLISRVGFLEQHRDLVHRFVQAHRELGEWISRHPEEAQAMVREELKADFRVTMSPELTSRAWPRISVTSDIALSALQEYVAKAQRVGFLDAVPDLSQLVELP, encoded by the coding sequence ATGATTATCAGACGGCTGAAACGAAGGCAGATTCTCGCGATGGCGATCGCAACAGGCTTTTGGGCGGCTGAATCAACCGTGAGCAACGCAACGAGTGTGACCATCCGCATCGGTCATTTCCCGAACATAACGCACGTTCAGGCGCTGGTGGCCAGAAGCTTTGAACATCGCGGACGAAGCTGGTTCGCCGATCGCTTAGGACCGGGCGTCGTTATCGAATGGTATGCTTACAATGCCGGCCCGAGCGCCATGGAGGCAATCTTTGCCGGCAGTCTGGATCTAGCCTACGTCGGACCGAACCCGGCAATCAATGCCTATGCGCGTTCTGGTGGAGCTGAGATCCGTATCGTGGCAGGCGCCGTGAACGGTGGCTCTGCGCTTGTCGTGCAACCGGAAGAAAGGCTCGCCGCTCCGAAAGATTTCCGCGGGAGACGGATCGGGACACCTCAGTTCGGGAATACTCAGGACGTCGCAGCCCGAGCTTGGCTGCGAGATGGAGGCTTGCGAATTACACAGGCAGGTGGGGACGCCTATGTGGTGCCGACTTCAAACCCGGAGCAGTTGTCTCTTTTCAAAACCCGACAACTCGATGCTGTTTGGACAGTCGAGCCGTGGGTTTCACGTCTCGAGCTGGAAGCGGCTGGCAAGGTGCTGATTGAGGAAAGGCAGGCGATCACGACGGTGCTCATCTCAAGGGTTGGGTTTCTTGAGCAACATCGCGATCTCGTGCATCGATTTGTTCAGGCCCATCGCGAACTCGGAGAATGGATCAGCCGTCATCCCGAGGAAGCCCAGGCTATGGTCCGCGAAGAGCTGAAAGCGGATTTTCGGGTAACGATGTCCCCGGAGCTTACATCTCGGGCATGGCCGCGCATATCGGTTACCAGCGATATCGCGCTTTCCGCTTTGCAGGAATATGTGGCCAAAGCACAACGTGTCGGCTTCCTGGATGCGGTCCCGGATCTTTCTCAGCTGGTCGAACTGCCATGA
- a CDS encoding zinc-dependent alcohol dehydrogenase family protein produces MKAMVLEKPGTPLVLKTLADPRPGPGEIRIRVEACAVCRTDLHVVDGELDHPKLPLIPGHEIVGMVDAVGDNVDRSIIGSRVGVPWLGFTCGHCPYCRAGRENLCDMPLFTGFTRDGGFASHVVADQRFSFRLEFADDPVAVAPLLCAGLIGWRSLKKTGDAKRIGLFGFGAAAHIITQIAIWQGREIYAFTRTGDISAQRFAISLGANWAGGSEATLETVLDAAIIFAPAGELVPTALRAVRKGGRVVCGGIHMSDIPRMSYSVLWGEREIVSVANLTRADACEFFPVAQKAQVTTHTVVYPLERANEALDDLRRGRLNGAAVIVP; encoded by the coding sequence ATGAAGGCGATGGTACTTGAAAAGCCTGGGACGCCTCTCGTTCTCAAGACCCTTGCCGACCCGCGCCCGGGCCCTGGCGAAATCCGAATACGCGTGGAAGCCTGTGCCGTCTGTCGCACCGACCTCCACGTCGTCGACGGAGAACTCGATCATCCGAAACTCCCCCTGATCCCTGGCCATGAAATCGTCGGGATGGTCGATGCCGTCGGCGACAACGTTGATCGAAGTATTATTGGAAGCCGTGTTGGCGTGCCGTGGCTGGGCTTTACTTGCGGTCATTGCCCCTATTGCCGTGCCGGCCGAGAAAACCTTTGCGACATGCCGCTGTTCACGGGGTTTACCCGCGATGGCGGGTTTGCCAGCCACGTCGTCGCCGACCAGCGATTTTCCTTCAGGCTTGAGTTTGCGGACGATCCCGTGGCTGTCGCGCCGCTTTTATGCGCTGGCCTTATTGGCTGGCGGTCGCTTAAGAAGACAGGCGATGCAAAGCGCATCGGCCTTTTTGGGTTTGGGGCTGCGGCCCACATCATTACCCAGATCGCGATATGGCAGGGTCGCGAAATCTATGCGTTCACCCGAACTGGTGACATTTCGGCCCAGCGCTTCGCAATCAGTCTCGGCGCAAACTGGGCCGGTGGATCGGAGGCGACCTTGGAAACGGTACTTGACGCCGCCATCATCTTTGCGCCAGCGGGCGAGCTCGTTCCGACGGCACTGCGCGCAGTGCGCAAGGGAGGGCGCGTGGTGTGTGGCGGCATACATATGAGCGATATTCCTCGAATGTCCTATTCTGTTCTCTGGGGTGAACGCGAGATCGTTTCGGTCGCGAACTTGACGCGGGCGGATGCCTGTGAGTTCTTTCCCGTGGCTCAAAAAGCCCAAGTGACGACCCACACCGTCGTCTATCCCCTCGAAAGAGCGAACGAAGCCCTCGATGATCTGCGCCGCGGCAGATTGAACGGGGCCGCCGTCATTGTGCCGTAA